From Desmodus rotundus isolate HL8 chromosome 10, HLdesRot8A.1, whole genome shotgun sequence, one genomic window encodes:
- the CHI3L1 gene encoding LOW QUALITY PROTEIN: chitinase-3-like protein 1 (The sequence of the model RefSeq protein was modified relative to this genomic sequence to represent the inferred CDS: substituted 1 base at 1 genomic stop codon), producing MPLSAASSTGLRAAHTGLVVLLMLPSCAAYTLACCYTSRSQYRQGASSCFPDAIDPFLCTHIIYSFANISNNEIDPWEYDMLNTLKNRNPTLKTLLSVGGWNFGSQRFSKKASNTQRRRAFTRSVPPFLRTCGFDGLDLAWLYPGRGDRRHLTTLVKEMKAEFVKEARQGSDQLLLSTAVPAGKVALDRGHDVAQLAQHLDFISLMTYDFHGAWRQSTGHHSPLFXGLEVASADRFSNTDYAVGYVLRLGVPAKKLLMGIPTFGRSFKLASSETGVGAPSSGPGTLGQFTQEEGTLAYYEICDFLRGATVHRLPSQRVPYATTGNQGVGYNDQESVETKVRYRRNRELAGAMVWALDLDDFQGNFCGQNLHFPLTSAIKDALAAA from the exons tctctgCTGCGTCCAGCACGGGCCTGAGGGCGGCTCACACAG gccttgTGGTCCTGCTGATGCTCCCGAGCT GTGCTGCCTACACACTGGCCTGCTGCTACACCAGCCGGTCCCAGTACCGCCAGGGGGCCAGCAGCTGCTTCCCAGATGCCATCGATCCCTTCCTCTGCACCCACATCATCTACAGCTTTGCCAACATCAGCAACAATGAGATTGACCCCTGGGAGTATGACATGCTGAACACACTCAAGAACAG GAACCCCACCCTGAAGACCCTGCTGTCTGTTGGAGGGTGGAACTTCGGCTCTCAAAG ATTTTCCAAAAAAGCTTCCAACACCCAGCGTCGCAGGGCGTTCACCAGATCGGTGCCACCGTTCCTGAGGACATGTGGCTTTGACGGGCTGGACCTCGCCTGGCTCTACCCTGGACGGGGGGACAGGCGGCATCTCACCACTCTGGTCAAG GAGATGAAGGCCGAGTTTGTGAAGGAAGCCCGGCAGGGCTCGGACCAGCTGCTCCTCAGCACCGCGGTGCCCGCTGGGAAGGTGGCCCTGGACAGAGGCCACGATGTTGCCCAGCTAGCCCA ACACCTGGACTTCATCAGCCTCATGACTTATGACTTCCATGGAGCCTGGCGCCAGAGCACCGGCCACCACAGCCCCCTATTCTGAGGCCTGGAGGTGGCAAGTGCTGACAGATTCAGCAACACt GACTACGCCGTGGGCTACGTGCTGAGGCTGGGGGTCCCGGCGAAAAAGCTGCTGATGGGCATTCCCACCTTTGGGAGGAGCTTCAAGCTGGCCTCTTCTGAGACAGGTGTGGGGGCCCCCAGCTCGGGGCCGGGGACACTAGGCCAGTTCACGCAGGAGGAAGGGACACTCGCCTACTATGAG ATCTGCGACTTTCTTCGAGGAGCCACGGTGCACAGGCTCCCCAGCCAGCGGGTCCCCTATGCCACCACGGGCAACCAGGGGGTGGGGTACAACGACCAGGAGAGTGTCGAAACCAAG GTGCGGTACCGGAGGAACAGGGAGCTGGCTGGAGCCATGGTGTGGGCTCTGGACTTGGACGACTTCCAGGGCAACTTCTGTGGCCAGAACCTGCACTTCCCTCTCACAAGTGCCATCAAGGATGCCCTCGCTGCAGCTTAG